The following coding sequences lie in one Hyphobacterium sp. CCMP332 genomic window:
- a CDS encoding OmpA family protein — protein MCEDVGFVVYEWDRSNLTDQARAVVNQAVNQARDCGVSSVSIDGHADRSGAAAYNVGLSERRARAVRDELVRLGVPASAISLQALGESRPAVQTPDGVREPLNRRAEVLVDLR, from the coding sequence GTGTGTGAAGACGTCGGCTTCGTGGTCTACGAGTGGGATCGTTCGAACCTGACCGATCAGGCTCGTGCGGTAGTCAACCAAGCGGTTAATCAGGCTCGTGATTGCGGCGTTTCCAGCGTTTCAATCGACGGTCACGCTGACCGCTCGGGTGCTGCAGCCTACAATGTCGGCCTGTCCGAGCGTCGTGCTCGTGCGGTTCGTGACGAACTGGTCCGCCTCGGCGTGCCGGCGAGCGCGATCTCGCTTCAGGCTCTGGGTGAAAGCCGCCCGGCAGTTCAGACACCGGATGGTGTTCGTGAGCCGCTTAACCGTCGTGCAGAGGTCCTCGTAGACCTGCGCTAG
- a CDS encoding outer membrane protein codes for MLNVYRDFNESGFISPYIGGGIGAAQVSFSGTGWDSGARPILAHPEFLGAIISPAAGARYVTTNDDDLTYIVNLIAGIGWRLSDQFIIDTQYRFVRLGETNYGGNSDRCWRFGRDPSGRQLLPGHDCWWRNRHQRC; via the coding sequence ATGCTGAATGTCTATCGTGACTTCAATGAAAGCGGATTTATCTCGCCTTACATCGGTGGTGGTATCGGTGCGGCGCAAGTCAGCTTCAGCGGTACGGGCTGGGATTCGGGCGCACGCCCGATATTGGCCCACCCGGAATTCCTGGGGGCGATCATCTCACCAGCAGCCGGCGCTCGCTACGTCACGACCAATGATGATGATCTCACCTATATCGTGAACCTCATCGCAGGTATTGGCTGGCGCCTGTCTGACCAGTTCATTATCGACACGCAATATCGTTTTGTACGTCTGGGTGAAACCAACTACGGGGGCAACTCCGACCGCTGTTGGCGGTTCGGGCGTGATCCGTCAGGGCGGCAACTCCTTCCCGGGCACGACTGTTGGTGGCGAAACCGGCATCAGCGATGTTAG